The segment GATTCTTCCGCTTCGCAGATGCCGACGGCGTTTCGCAGCTCGCGCTGAATACGTTTTACCGGGAACGCAAAGTCGAGGGCGGCACGGATTGGGAGTTCCACTTCTTCCCGTTCTTCTCGTTCGGAAACTCGCCCGTCGGGCATTGGTGGAACGTGCTCTATGGTTTGGCCGGGTACACGCGCGAAGGCGCGATGTCCAAGATGCGACTGCTCTACATTCCGATTACGCTGAGCAAGGATCGGCGGCCTGATTGACAAGAGCAACGATTTGCCGGGAGCTCAAGGCGTACACATCACATTGGAAAAGCCCATGACGGCGCCTTCCACCATGTTGTCGCACTTGATGATCGTCCCCATGCTGCCCGGTGCCACGTAAAACCCATATCCGGGACCATCGACCTTCGCGACGTTCTTCTCGAATACGTTGTCGTGACCCCAAGCCGCATTGGACGACCGCACTTGAAAGCCATCCTTTGGAGCCGTCGTCCCGGTATTCTCTGCAAATAGATACCCACTCCCCGTCACGGTCACCCAAGAATCCTCGGAATTGGCGCCGACGAGGCCCACGCCATCGAACGTGTTGCCACGAATTTCGCCGCCCTTCGTGCCCTCCTTCAAGTCGATGTGCTCGGTCTTGATCCCCGGGCCAAAAACGTTCCACAATATCTTCGTTCCGTCGCATGCATCCGGCGTATTCGGATCGGGCCAGGCGCTATCGATGGTTCCAATGAAAATCCCCTCGGCACTTTCGGGATCCTTCATGCCCGTATTTTTGATTTCGCAATGTTGTATCGTGTTCCGGCTCGCTCCGTTGCGCAATCGAATCGCGATTTCACCCACGTCATGAATGGATAGCGCCGTGATCACGTTGTCGCTCGATCCATTCAAATAAATTCCTTGTCCACCTCCCGTGACGGTAAAACCGGAAAGGATCCAGTGCTGCACGTTGATCATGTCGATGCCGGTGAGCGTCGGATTGGCGGACGAATCGATGATCGCTTCGCGCGGACCGCACAAAACGATGGGTTTGTCCGCGGCACCGGACACGGTCACGTCGAACGTATCCGCATATGTCCCCGGCTCGAGGCGAATGAGCATTCCAGGAGCGGCTTTTGCCAGAGCATCGGTCAGTTCGGCCGCATCTTTGACGACCACCTCGGTGTCGTGCGCCATATCGCACGGACCGGCCGGCGCCATGCCACCCGACCCGCCAGCACCTCCGTCACCGCCGCTTCCGCCCGAGCCTGCGGAAGCACTGGATCCCGTGGTGCCGGTGCCCTCACCGCCGCACCCGATGGCCAACGGGGTCAGGGCAAGTTGCGCGAGTGCTACCGCAAGATACGAAAAAGGTATGGATTTCATGAAGCTTCGTTTGGATTGTGTGATCATGAGGTATCTCCGGCGGCGAGCATATCGTAATCGCCCGATCCAAGCAGCATTCTTGCGCTTCCGGCCTTTGCGTTTCGTGATAAAGTAGTCGCTTGCGCACCGATCACGACACGGAACCCTTGATCGTCGGCCCTCATGAATTTCGGTTCGTTCCTCCGAACCAGGTTCGATTCTACCTTCGGGATACGTTCGATGGGCCCGAGGTCGAAGCGCATTTGCAATTTGGATACAAGTACGCAGAGCTTTGCGGCGGCCTGGTCGAATGCATCGTGGACATGTCGCAATTCAAACGCGTGACCGAATCCGGTCGGCAAAGGCTCACGCGTGTCGAGCGTCCCTACCCGTACCATGGCTGCGCGCTGCTCGGCGGGAGCTTCCCCACGCGCACGATTGCCAACATGATCATCGCCGCCGGCCGCGTGCTCACGCCAAAATCATTCTCCTTCCCCATCAAGTTCGTCGATACGTGGGAAGACGCCGAAGCGTGGTTCCAGGAATTGCAGGCGAAACGTCGAGCTTGACGCCGGACGATCACGTGCCCTAGTGTGCTTGACTTCGCGGGAGAACGTGATGAAGGCTATGCTTGGGCTCGTGCTCGCAATGGCGACGGCGGGATGTGGGGCCGCTGTCGCCCAAAGCTCTGACGTCGTCGTACAAATCGAAGGTGCGACGACCGCCAAGCCCACGGAGATGACGGAAGTCGTTTTGCACGAACCCGACGAAACGGCGCTCGTAGGAGACATTCGAATTGACGGTGATGAAATTTCGTCGTCGTCGAAGCTCGTTTTCTATGCGGATTCCCAAGCTCGAAGCGTGAATCTCGAAACCTTCGACCGCACGCTGAAGCAAACCGAGATTCTCGAGAAGCGTGGCAGCCGGGTCGTGCGGTGGAAAGTCGAATACAGAACCGCCGCGTCCTTGGTCACCGTCAACGGCCAAGGCGAGCCTGACAAGAACATGCCGGCGCTCAGGAAACCCTACATCGTCGACTTGCGTGGTCCAGTCGCGCGTGTGACGGACGAGAACGGACGCAATGTTTCAAAAGACGAATACGATGCCGTCGTTCGTTTGGAAATTTTCACCAAGAAAAAGAAACCGATCACGCAGCGTCCGCGACAGGGACAAACGGAAACCTCATTGCCACAGCCCGTCGAGCACAAGGTCCGCACCGGTGACGAAGTGCCCTGGTTGGCCGAATACCTCGAACGAGAGCTGAGCATCGAAACGACCGAAGCGACACTGGAAGCGAAAGTTCGC is part of the Polyangiaceae bacterium genome and harbors:
- a CDS encoding right-handed parallel beta-helix repeat-containing protein — protein: MKSIPFSYLAVALAQLALTPLAIGCGGEGTGTTGSSASAGSGGSGGDGGAGGSGGMAPAGPCDMAHDTEVVVKDAAELTDALAKAAPGMLIRLEPGTYADTFDVTVSGAADKPIVLCGPREAIIDSSANPTLTGIDMINVQHWILSGFTVTGGGQGIYLNGSSDNVITALSIHDVGEIAIRLRNGASRNTIQHCEIKNTGMKDPESAEGIFIGTIDSAWPDPNTPDACDGTKILWNVFGPGIKTEHIDLKEGTKGGEIRGNTFDGVGLVGANSEDSWVTVTGSGYLFAENTGTTAPKDGFQVRSSNAAWGHDNVFEKNVAKVDGPGYGFYVAPGSMGTIIKCDNMVEGAVMGFSNVMCTP